The DNA segment CGCTTCTTTACAGCCTCTAATCATATAATTGATGGGGCTATTTCCTTTTGACCGTAAAAAGAACACATGCTTTTCACTGGTTCAACCTTTATTGACAATCCAACATAAGTACCATAGGTGAGATATCGATTAAAGATCTTTTTTTTATCTTCGAGGCAAACAAAACGATTTTATCATGAACCTACTCTTAATTTCTGTTGCTCCAGTATTCATCATTCTGGTATATATTTATTATCGCGACAAATATGAGAAAGAACCGATTGCCCTTTTAATGAAAGGATTGCTAGCAGGGATTCTATGTGTATTCCCCGTTATTTTGACCGAACAAATAGTTTCTTCATTATTACCCGTTCTTTTTTCAGAAAATATAGGAATGGCTTTTGGAAACGCTTTTCTAGTAGCTGGCCTATGCGAAGAAACATTTAAATTAATAGCTGTTTATATACTTATTTGGAAAAATCCAAACTTTAACGAACGTTTCGACGGCATTGTTTATGCAGTATTTGTTTCCCTTGGATTTGCCCTGATAGAGAACATTATGTATGTATTTTCCAACGGATTTCACGTTGGCATCTCAAGGGCACTAACTGCGGTTCCTGCACATGCCATGTTCGGTATTATAATGGGATATTACCTAGGATTAGCCAAATTCATACCCGCCCAAAGAATCAAATATTTTACATTGGCCTTTTTCACACCTTTCTTATTTCATGGTTTCTATGACTTTATCTTAATGGTGAAAATTCAATGGCTCCTATTCTTGTTTTTTCCGTACCTGATTTTTTTGTTATTAAGAACCCAAAAAAGAATGAAAGAACACGAACAAAATTCAATATTTAAATATCAATAATACATCCACAATGAATTTAGAAACTGAATTATCATATACTGCTTCCAGAAGTTCAGGGCCGGGAGGTCAGAATGTAAACAAGGTAAATACACGTATTACCCTTCACTTTGACGTAATGAATTCTTTGATTCTGAACTCACACCAAAAACAAGTTATATTAGATAAACTACAAAATAGAATTAATAAAGAAGGCCAATTGGTTATTGCATGTGAAGAGACCCGATCGCAATTACGAAACAAAGAACTTGCCATTGAATTACTCCACCAGTTAATTAACCAGGCATTAAAGCCGATTATCAAACGAAAAGCCACCAAGCCAACGCATTCTTCGAAATTAAAAAGACTTAAAGACAAAAAGAACCACGCCAACAAAAAGGTAAACCGTCGAAAACCCGATTATTAATTAACCACACAGCACCCCAACATCTTTACAAAAAAGATAAATAAAGCCATGATATAGTGTTTTTCACACTTTACATTAAAAAATCCATTACACCTAATAAATGAGGCGTAAAATACCTCCAGAATTTATACTTGCCGGTTAACTGTCTGTTCTGCGAGTTCCATATGCTCCATAAAAAAGCGAGCTAAGGTGATATCTATTCTACCTTGCGAAGGAAAACAATAGTTTTCTTGCAGCCACTAAATATGAACCTTATCTTTCTATTTGTTCCTCACAAAAATTAATTTAGAACGACTCTTCATTTTTTCCCTTTGTTCTATTTCAAATTTACCTGTTGATTTTATTAAAGGTGTCAATTTTTGGAAACCATAATTTCTAGGGTCAAAATTCGTTTGCTTTTTCTGCAATAAACTACCCACATCACCCAAAAATGCCCAACCATCATCATCAGACAGATCAGTTATCGTGGTGGCAATCAATTTAATTTCCTTTGCCGTAATTTTATCCACCGTAACCTTTTCTCCATCCTTCTCATTCTCTGATTCCTTAGGCTTGGTTTCATTCTTTAATATCTCAAGATAAATAAACTTATCACAGGCCACAATGAAAGGATTAGGTGTTTTCTTCTCACCAATACCAATCACCTGCATCCCAGCTTCACGCAATCGAGTAGCTAGTCGGGTAAAATCACTATCACTGGATACCAAGCAAAAACCATTTACTTTTTCCGAATATAAAATATCCATCGCATCAATAATCATGGCTGAATCAGTGGCATTCTTACCTGTTGTATAACCATATTGCTGAATAGGTGTAATCGCATTTTCAAGCAGCAGGTTTTTCCATTTCGACAAATTTGGTTTTGTCCAATCTCCATAAATCCTTTTAATAGTAGGATTTCCGTATTTGGCAATTTCTTCCATCATTTCTTTTATGTATGCCGATGGAATATTATCTCCGTCTATCAGTACTGCTAAATTGATATTCATTTTATTATAATATTATAATTATTCATTACTGGCTTATTCATATGTAACATAGAAAACAAGAGTAAAAGATGTCTCAATTTTATTTAGATATCTTTTTTAGCTCCAATGGATAGAGCAATCTTCTGATCCAACTCTTTCACCTTTAATTCCATTTCGACCATACCATCTACTTTCACTGTATCTTTACGCACATACCCTACATATTTAAGCCAAGCATTTGACCTAAGCCTTCTTCTTTTTTGAATCCACACAAACAACGAGTCATCTTGCAATTCATCGACTGTAGGATAAGGTTCTCCCATTTCTATTTGAGGATATAAATCTAACAACACCTTCTTCGCCATCAGAAAATGGCCTGCATAATTGGGGTGTACACCATCTGGCATAAAAGTAGAATCTCCTTGAAGTGTTTTTGCCTTTGCCAAGATGGACTTTAAATAATTATGCCAATCTATCACCAGAAAGCCTTCCTCTCTTAGTGACAATATCCAATCTGCATAAGTATCCAACACCTCATTATATTTATAATATGGATGACGGAAAGAATGGGCTTCGCCTTCCTTAGTTAAGTCCTCCTTTTTAGGATCCGGATCAAACAAAGTAGGTGTCATCAAAATAAGCTCCGCCCCTACACCTTTCACTTTTTCACTTAGTCGGTAGATACCCTTTTTATATGCTTCTAAACGTTCCTCATCCGGGTTTGAGAATATTCCATCATTCATTCCATAGCAAGTCATTACCAAGTCGGGCTTTACCATGGACAAAGCACTATCTAAGCGTTGATGTATGCATGGTCTTGGAAAAGGATGCTCAGCTTCTGATGCTCCATTTACTGTTTCACTAGATAATCCAATACTGATGATATCCAACTTTTCATTGGGGAAACTTTTTCGCAAATAATATTCTATATAAGTAACGTAAGCTCCATTTTGAGTAATACTGTTACCTAAAACGAGTACTCTTTTATTATGCAGAACTTTAAGCTCTTTGAGAGAAGGCGTACATGAAACAATCAAGAATATTGAAAAAGCGAAGGATATAAATTTCATTTGAAATAAGGCATTTTTAAGTTGGTTAATCACTATTGATCCCCAATATTAATAATAAGTTTTCAATTATTAATATGGGGATATGGTCAATATATCAACTTATACCAAAAAATTTACTTTCTGGCAGCCTGAAGGTATGGTAAAAATGTTTTAATTAATTCTGGGTACTGTTGAGCCACATTGTTTTGCTCCCTAATATCGCGCTCTAAATCATACAGTGCATAAATAGGGTCTTGATCGGGTTTGTTGGAATTCATATAAAAAAACTTCCACTTACCCACACGTAGCACCTGCATATTCCTCCATTCCCAATACAAATATTTATGTTGTTTTTGTTGGGCATCATTCCCTAACAGTGTGGGTAACAGACTCATTCCATCAACATGATCTGGTATAGAAATACCTACTAGCTCACAAACCGTTGGAAGAAAATCCCAGAAGGCACTTATGTGATTAGTTGTAACACCTGCCTTTATTTTCCCTGGCCAACGGGCAATAAAAGGAACACGAATACCTCCTTCATAAAGATCTCGCTTAGCCCCTCTTAAACCACCTGAACTATTGAAAAATTCCATACTCTGTCCTCCTTCATTACTAGGCCCATTATCACTCCCAAACATAATAATAGTATTCTCATCAATATCCAATTTTTTTAGCAAATCCATTATTCTGCCAATATCACGATCCATTCTCGAAACCATTGCAGCATATGTAATATTTGGTTCATCCTGACAACAATATCCCTCAACATACTGACTGCCATAACCTTGATCCTTAACATTACTATTAACATATCCAGGTTTTGTTTTAGGTGTTTCAGGCCATTGATATTTACGATATGGTTCTTTAGAATCTTCAGGAACTGTTAACTCAGCATGTGGTATAGCATAAGGCAGATATAAAAAGAAAGGCTTATTCTTATTTTCTTGAATAAAACCCAGGGCCTCCTTGGTAAATTCATCATGATTATAGGTTCCTTTACCCGGAATATAATATCCATTTTCGTCGCGAATATTTAAGTTTTCGTTATAAAAAACTTTATCATGATTACGCCACATAAACTCCGGATAATAAAAATGAGCAAAACCTTGGTTATCAAAACCAAACCAATGATCAAATCCTTTTTGATTTGGGCTATTAGCTGCTAAAGGACCTTCAGCCAGGCCCCATTTACCGATAGCACAAGTTGCGTATCCTTCCGACTTAAGCAATTCAGAAACAGTAACATCCGATGCATCCAATAAGACACCATTTTTCTTTACAGAAGCATGTCCCATATGCATCCCTGTCATTAGTGAGCAACGAGATGGCGAACATACTGTTTGACCCGAATAATGATTCGTAAACCGGATTCCTTCGGAAGCCATTTTATCCAGACAAGGTGTTTGAATCTTCTCCTGTCCATAACATCCTAATTCACCATATCCCAGGTCATCAGCGAGAATATAAATGATATTAGGTTTAGGTTTTGATTTTTCTTTGGCACTTGTACAACTTATCGCACCTAAAGTCATCAATAGAACAAAAACAATTTGTATTTTTATGTGTATCATAAATAAAAGAAGTTACTTGACCCGATCGGATCAATTGTTGGTAAAATGCGATGTACAAATAATACATAATAAAACTCATGCGTAAATTACAGAATCTCATCCTATCTGAAAAATACGGACTAATTCAAATAACCCCCACTAACAAGCATGATAGATCGGCAAAAAACAAGATAACAAGTTAATTATCATCATATATTTGTATCCTAACAAAGTTGCCCTTTATAACAATTATAGTTGTACTTCTCTGTCAAAATAATGTAGCTGCGGGTCAATACCCCCGTCTTCTTGCTTGCTCAAAATAAGCTAAGTAAAAAACAACTATAAAACAAATACAATCCAGCGGCACCAATAAATATTATCAACTAAGAGCCTTTATCTACCATTGTCGTCTAATGGTATTTGAATACATAAAGTTACTCCGGCCTTTCCAAAATCATTCCCTTCACACAAACATCGTAATTCACATAAGTATTCCATGCCCCGTGAAGCCAAAGTAGAACTTTATACCCTTGGTTCGCCACAACTATCGGGCGTATATTTCGATAGTTAGAATCCGAGGTAATTGCTTTCCATTTTATTGTAGACACATCATCTTTAGAACCAATCGTAGCCTCATAAATCTCATGTCTCCCCCCTAAATCCTCACCAGTACTAGGGTTAACATCGGTTGAAATATATACTTTCTTGGGGTTAGTAGGATCAAACGTCATCAAACCAGTATAAGAACTTTCAACATAATACAAACATTTACCGGCATACGCTATTTCACGATCATTCCATTGCTTACCATCCCAAGATGCCATACGATACCTATGATCCGAATTGCTTAAATACAGAGAATACCCGATATAAGGATAACCATTTTCATCTTGCCCCATCGCACACGTCCAACCACTATTAGGCACACTCTCATAACCTATAGGTTTTTCCTTCGATTCGCTACCCGTATAAATCTTTTCTCCTTCAGAAGTATACAAAGGACCTTCTTTTAAATCTTTAATTTTTGTCCCATCTACTCTATAAAAAGCTCCTTCTTTATACTGTGCATAATAAACGCTGTTCCCATACATGCGGGGATGCGCATCCGTGTAAGCGATACCAATCGTATTTTCATCTAACTGCACATAACAACAGTAAGGTCGTTGCCGACCTTTTACATCATTAGCGATAAAATGGGTTCTATTGCTCCATGTTTGACCGTGATCATTCGAAACGATAAAAGCGGGATTAAAGGTTTCTCCATCACGATACAGATTATACAAGCGTTCTTCATTTTTTAAATAATAAAGATTCATATAAGTAACTCCTCTTTTATCATCATATACATGCTTATATTCCATCCTTTCACCCCAATTCATATAATTATTAGGTGCGGAAATATTATAATAATGAACCTTTTCATTGCCATGCTTTGCCCATACTGCTAATATACGTCCATCCGGACGAACATACAATGCTGGGACATCATGGTCGTCAGCTTGCATCTTTTCATGAAGCGTCACCTTACCCCAAATAGAATCAACATCCAAATCATAAACCCCTACATTCACATCTCCTTGCTGTCCATCCACACCACCAATAACCAGTTTTCCATCATTAATAACAGCTCTGGGACCCTGATACCAGCACCAACCTCCATTATACATAAAGGTTGTAAATTGTGATTTCTTTTTTTCATCATTGGGCAAAGGATAAAATTTACGCACATATTTATACATTTCGGTTCCTGCCGCCAAAAAAGCTCCACTACCATACAATTCTGTATATTCAGGATAGCTACATCCAGGAGCAGCTCCTACCGGCTGCACGTACCCCACCATACCTTGGTCAGTTACTGCATTTTTCAATGCACTCCATGCACTCAATAAAACAGGTTCATAAACGTCCTTATCCAATATTCCATTTTCAATGCCCCAAGCCAAACCAAACACAAAAAAAGAAGTTCCACTAGTTTCTATATTAGGATAGTCATTCTCATCTCCCAATAAACCAGACGACCAAGTGCCATCATTGCGCTGTGTCTTTTTTATTGTTTCCGACATCTTTTTAAAAAGGTCAATGTAAAAATGGCGACCATCCCAGCTGGCTGGCAAGTCAGGAATCATTAGGGCCAATCCCCCATAAACCCAACCATTTCCACGCGACCAAAAAACCTTATGTCCATTTTTTTCTTTTTTATCCAAAAAACTCTTATCGCGGAAAAATAATTGCACCTCCTCATCCCAGAGTATATCGTAGGTCATATGGTATTGTTGATCCATATAGTCCAAATACTTTTTCAAACTGGTCACCTTAGATAAACGAGCCCATACAGGAGGAGCCATAAACAAAGCATCACACCAGTGCCAATGCCATTCATCACGCCTCTCACTCTCCATCATTGCATTAAACTGTTTCATCGTAGGTTGGAGCATATACTCTTTGGCAGTTAAACGATACATATTCAAGTAAAACTGTCCCACCGCTTGATCATCAGCATGATACATACGCTTATGCAACTTCCATTGGTGCTTGTTTCCCATCTCAATTAACCAATCTTCATATTTATTGTCACCTGCTATTTCAGAAAACTGGAACAGACCTGTATAAAATGTAGCTGGCAACCATTCTAAATCATGGTAAGGCTTTCGGTGATGCCACTTTTTACGATTTTCATCTGGAGGCAACGCGCGATACTTACCCTGCTCATCCCAGGTGTTTAACTGCCAATCGGCCACTCGTTGTGTAATCTCAAATACATCAGAAGCATTTGGTATCGGTTGTTTTTGGGTGCACGACACCCATACCATCATTAGTAAAAGAGGAATCAACTTTTTCATGTTTAGAACTTTCATTTAAATAAATTAATTACTGATTTGAAGTTGGTTAAACCTCGCAATTTTTGCTAAAATATCCTATCTTTAACCATGTTGTAACGGTACTTGTAACCGTTACAACATGGCATTACATTCTAGAAACATGTCATTTACAACACAACAACTATAGCCACACTAATTTAAAATCTGCACAACGAAAACCCATAACAGTGCTTTCTATAAACGACAAAACGCGTCTGATTCAACAAATAATCAATAGTAAATCTTTTAGGAAAGCGAGCACAAGTTCAGCTCTACTTAAATATCTTTTAAAGGCACACCTCAATGGCTCTTATCTAAAAGAAGACATTATTGATCTGGAATTTTTTGGAACAAAAGCTAAAACAGATAAATCAACCACTAGAGTTAGGGTTAGCATGTATAACCTAAGAAAAAAACTAGATATTTTTTATGACAACGAAGGTAAAGAAGAGAACTGGAGAGTATGGATAGATAAAGGTCAATATGAGCTTAGATTTGAAAAAAGACAAAAAAAATTCAAAAATAAAATTAAGTTATTTAATAAGCATATAGTTGGGTACAGCCTCCTAATAGCAATCTCATCCTCTCTAATCATCATGCAATTACCACCATCCAAACCACAGATATGGAAAAGATTTATCAATGAAGAAACTACATTATTTATTGGTGATGCTTTCGGAATGCAAGGAAAAACCATAACAGGCCAGACTGGATTTACACGAGATTATAATATTAACAGCATTGAAGAATACTATCAGTTAATAGAAACAAAGCCCGAATTAAAGGAACATTTACATCCGGCCTATTATCAATATTTTACAGGAATGGGTGCCTATGCCGCACGCGACATCGCCTTATTGCTATCACCCTACAATCGACGGTTCGATGTGAAATTTGACTCCAATACCTCACTAGACGATATTAAAAGTGGAAATGCAATATACGCAGGCCCACTGCTAACCAACCCTAAGTTTATTTCATTATTTAACGATGCCAACAACCACTTTAAAGTAAGCAAATACATGCTTGAAATAAGAAACATTCCAGGGATAAAAGACACATCCATTGATATTTCTACGGCAGGAAAAGAAACAGACTACGCTATTGTATCGAAATACCCGGGTCCTATGGGCACTGAACATTTTGTCTTTTTCTCTAATCATGACATGGGAGTCTCTGCCACTATTGAGTACTTCACACAAAAAGATTCACTTAAAAATTTCTCCAAGCAACATCTCAATCATCACAAATACTTTACCGCTTTGTTTAAAGCACATGGCAGAGAAAGAACAAGTTTAAATTTACAACTACTTTGGGTCTTTCCATTTAACTAGTCTTTGCAAGAAAACTCCAAATACTGCGTTATTCTCATTTTTGAAACAGTCATTTACAATCAGTAAACTCCTTGGTTTCAAAAATATCGAAAGCCTTGTCTTTGAAGCTTTCATATGATTATCAATTTGTCTTTCAATGGTCATATGGAACTCCCGATGAATTTTAATCATTCTTCTGTGTGTATTTTAGAATGCTAAAATTCATGCTCGTTTCTTATCAAAGACAGAAAAAACAGTCCTTTTCTTGCAGCCACTAACTAAGATTTATCAGTAAAAAACGTTTTACAGATTAACACCAGTTCCTTGCATAGAGCTGTCGTGATCCCACATAATTA comes from the Saccharicrinis fermentans DSM 9555 = JCM 21142 genome and includes:
- a CDS encoding NYN domain-containing protein — encoded protein: MNINLAVLIDGDNIPSAYIKEMMEEIAKYGNPTIKRIYGDWTKPNLSKWKNLLLENAITPIQQYGYTTGKNATDSAMIIDAMDILYSEKVNGFCLVSSDSDFTRLATRLREAGMQVIGIGEKKTPNPFIVACDKFIYLEILKNETKPKESENEKDGEKVTVDKITAKEIKLIATTITDLSDDDGWAFLGDVGSLLQKKQTNFDPRNYGFQKLTPLIKSTGKFEIEQREKMKSRSKLIFVRNK
- a CDS encoding SGNH/GDSL hydrolase family protein, whose translation is MKFISFAFSIFLIVSCTPSLKELKVLHNKRVLVLGNSITQNGAYVTYIEYYLRKSFPNEKLDIISIGLSSETVNGASEAEHPFPRPCIHQRLDSALSMVKPDLVMTCYGMNDGIFSNPDEERLEAYKKGIYRLSEKVKGVGAELILMTPTLFDPDPKKEDLTKEGEAHSFRHPYYKYNEVLDTYADWILSLREEGFLVIDWHNYLKSILAKAKTLQGDSTFMPDGVHPNYAGHFLMAKKVLLDLYPQIEMGEPYPTVDELQDDSLFVWIQKRRRLRSNAWLKYVGYVRKDTVKVDGMVEMELKVKELDQKIALSIGAKKDI
- a CDS encoding glycoside hydrolase family 88 protein, with amino-acid sequence MKVLNMKKLIPLLLMMVWVSCTQKQPIPNASDVFEITQRVADWQLNTWDEQGKYRALPPDENRKKWHHRKPYHDLEWLPATFYTGLFQFSEIAGDNKYEDWLIEMGNKHQWKLHKRMYHADDQAVGQFYLNMYRLTAKEYMLQPTMKQFNAMMESERRDEWHWHWCDALFMAPPVWARLSKVTSLKKYLDYMDQQYHMTYDILWDEEVQLFFRDKSFLDKKEKNGHKVFWSRGNGWVYGGLALMIPDLPASWDGRHFYIDLFKKMSETIKKTQRNDGTWSSGLLGDENDYPNIETSGTSFFVFGLAWGIENGILDKDVYEPVLLSAWSALKNAVTDQGMVGYVQPVGAAPGCSYPEYTELYGSGAFLAAGTEMYKYVRKFYPLPNDEKKKSQFTTFMYNGGWCWYQGPRAVINDGKLVIGGVDGQQGDVNVGVYDLDVDSIWGKVTLHEKMQADDHDVPALYVRPDGRILAVWAKHGNEKVHYYNISAPNNYMNWGERMEYKHVYDDKRGVTYMNLYYLKNEERLYNLYRDGETFNPAFIVSNDHGQTWSNRTHFIANDVKGRQRPYCCYVQLDENTIGIAYTDAHPRMYGNSVYYAQYKEGAFYRVDGTKIKDLKEGPLYTSEGEKIYTGSESKEKPIGYESVPNSGWTCAMGQDENGYPYIGYSLYLSNSDHRYRMASWDGKQWNDREIAYAGKCLYYVESSYTGLMTFDPTNPKKVYISTDVNPSTGEDLGGRHEIYEATIGSKDDVSTIKWKAITSDSNYRNIRPIVVANQGYKVLLWLHGAWNTYVNYDVCVKGMILERPE
- a CDS encoding PrsW family glutamic-type intramembrane protease; amino-acid sequence: MNLLLISVAPVFIILVYIYYRDKYEKEPIALLMKGLLAGILCVFPVILTEQIVSSLLPVLFSENIGMAFGNAFLVAGLCEETFKLIAVYILIWKNPNFNERFDGIVYAVFVSLGFALIENIMYVFSNGFHVGISRALTAVPAHAMFGIIMGYYLGLAKFIPAQRIKYFTLAFFTPFLFHGFYDFILMVKIQWLLFLFFPYLIFLLLRTQKRMKEHEQNSIFKYQ
- a CDS encoding arylsulfatase; translated protein: MIHIKIQIVFVLLMTLGAISCTSAKEKSKPKPNIIYILADDLGYGELGCYGQEKIQTPCLDKMASEGIRFTNHYSGQTVCSPSRCSLMTGMHMGHASVKKNGVLLDASDVTVSELLKSEGYATCAIGKWGLAEGPLAANSPNQKGFDHWFGFDNQGFAHFYYPEFMWRNHDKVFYNENLNIRDENGYYIPGKGTYNHDEFTKEALGFIQENKNKPFFLYLPYAIPHAELTVPEDSKEPYRKYQWPETPKTKPGYVNSNVKDQGYGSQYVEGYCCQDEPNITYAAMVSRMDRDIGRIMDLLKKLDIDENTIIMFGSDNGPSNEGGQSMEFFNSSGGLRGAKRDLYEGGIRVPFIARWPGKIKAGVTTNHISAFWDFLPTVCELVGISIPDHVDGMSLLPTLLGNDAQQKQHKYLYWEWRNMQVLRVGKWKFFYMNSNKPDQDPIYALYDLERDIREQNNVAQQYPELIKTFLPYLQAARK
- the arfB gene encoding alternative ribosome rescue aminoacyl-tRNA hydrolase ArfB, which translates into the protein MNLETELSYTASRSSGPGGQNVNKVNTRITLHFDVMNSLILNSHQKQVILDKLQNRINKEGQLVIACEETRSQLRNKELAIELLHQLINQALKPIIKRKATKPTHSSKLKRLKDKKNHANKKVNRRKPDY